A portion of the Actomonas aquatica genome contains these proteins:
- a CDS encoding sugar transferase: MTIRRGHLFLLLGLDTLVVFVTFNLLGQLRGILGAGNWLLSPLLTPWVFTVVGLFLIDGYRSRTEMMSADYTSQHFVAIAFALLATLIVSFVLITEGSRLEDSRLVITMGFACVAFLTLSYRRSIHRWMSHERSDRAVLFLGDQASCETFRAACAENEFRQRVIYAYTGDAPPPPMSAKNSEADRLRMYRAVLDEIKSGDISVEAVVLKETASSIPEGLASELTELYFTGVPTFTLELFYETYWRKIPLYRINYVWLFQKGFEIARNPVFERMKRMADVISSALGLVLASPILLAAALAIKFTDGGSVFFEQTRIGRNRVPFQILKLRTMRSLPPADVEAASVPGKDSRYTQENDPRITRVGNFLRKTRIDEVPQLWNVLRGEMSLIGPRAEWDALVADYEEKIPCYHFRHLVRPGITGWAQINYPYGAGIDDTLRKLEYDLYYIRHFSFVMDAAIVLRTIHLMVFGKGR, encoded by the coding sequence ATGACGATTCGTCGCGGCCATCTCTTTCTCTTGCTCGGACTCGACACCCTGGTGGTGTTCGTGACCTTCAATCTGCTCGGCCAATTGCGCGGCATTTTGGGCGCCGGGAACTGGCTACTCTCTCCGCTGCTGACCCCGTGGGTATTCACCGTCGTCGGACTATTCCTGATCGATGGCTACCGATCGCGCACGGAAATGATGAGCGCCGACTACACCTCGCAGCATTTCGTGGCGATTGCGTTCGCTCTCTTGGCAACGCTCATCGTCTCGTTTGTGCTCATCACCGAAGGGTCGCGTCTCGAAGACTCGCGTTTGGTCATAACCATGGGTTTCGCCTGTGTTGCCTTTCTCACCCTAAGCTACCGCCGGTCGATTCACCGCTGGATGAGCCATGAACGCTCCGATCGTGCGGTGCTATTTCTCGGCGACCAAGCCTCCTGTGAAACCTTCCGGGCAGCATGTGCCGAAAACGAGTTCCGGCAAAGAGTCATTTACGCCTACACCGGCGATGCCCCCCCCCCGCCGATGTCGGCGAAAAATTCGGAGGCCGATAGACTGCGGATGTATCGGGCCGTATTGGATGAAATCAAGTCGGGCGACATTTCGGTGGAAGCCGTAGTGCTCAAAGAAACCGCCAGCTCGATTCCGGAGGGTTTGGCCAGTGAACTCACCGAGTTGTATTTTACCGGTGTTCCGACCTTCACCCTCGAGCTCTTCTACGAGACCTACTGGCGCAAAATTCCCCTCTACCGCATCAACTATGTGTGGCTGTTCCAAAAAGGTTTTGAGATCGCCCGTAACCCGGTGTTCGAACGGATGAAACGCATGGCCGATGTGATTTCGTCTGCCTTGGGTCTTGTCTTGGCATCCCCGATTCTCTTGGCCGCAGCCTTGGCAATCAAGTTCACCGATGGCGGCAGCGTTTTCTTTGAACAGACCCGCATCGGCCGCAATCGAGTCCCCTTCCAAATCCTCAAACTTAGGACCATGCGATCGCTGCCGCCTGCGGATGTAGAGGCCGCATCGGTGCCTGGAAAAGACAGCCGTTACACGCAGGAGAACGACCCCCGCATCACTCGGGTGGGCAACTTTCTGCGCAAAACCCGGATCGATGAAGTGCCACAGTTGTGGAACGTGCTGCGGGGCGAAATGAGCCTCATCGGACCACGCGCGGAATGGGACGCTCTGGTGGCCGACTACGAAGAAAAAATCCCCTGCTACCACTTCCGTCACCTCGTTCGCCCTGGCATCACCGGCTGGGCCCAAATCAACTACCCCTATGGCGCGGGGATCGACGATACTCTGCGCAAGTTGGAGTATGACCTCTACTACATCCGTCACTTTTCCTTCGTGATGGATGCCGCCATCGTGCTGCGCACGATCCACTTGATGGTATTTGGCAAGGGACGTTGA
- a CDS encoding glycosyltransferase, translating into MIHTITSIEARFGGPARSVPSLAAAEQQLGLNLEVCSLGQPHTVTSSPWPSIAPIRVFPRQSPDLVGRSTALKNHLENATSDLIHHHGLWHRTLHYAHQKKRRDGVPLVISPRGMLMPWARRHHGWRKRVAARLLHPGALSGASGWHATSAEEARAIRDAGFRQPICISPNGVTLPTAAEQSAAASHWHRVEPATTTRRVALFYSRFHSKKRVRECIELWHELAPKGWLLLVVGIPEEFSVQQLRDRVQQLNSTDAVKVHDGTNAPPPYAAAELFLLPTQSENFGMVVAEALAHGVPALVTDDLPWAELGSRGAGWSEPWIDPYRAQLQSALALGTPELAEMGERGRLWMNEAFSWTAAAGKLVDFYHSLLP; encoded by the coding sequence GTGATTCATACGATAACGAGTATCGAAGCTCGTTTTGGTGGCCCCGCCCGGTCGGTCCCCAGTTTGGCTGCGGCGGAACAGCAACTGGGATTGAACCTTGAAGTTTGTTCCCTCGGACAGCCCCACACCGTGACCTCTTCGCCCTGGCCGAGCATCGCTCCGATCCGTGTTTTCCCCCGCCAAAGTCCAGATCTTGTCGGACGTAGCACTGCGTTAAAAAACCATCTCGAAAACGCTACCAGCGACCTGATTCATCACCACGGGCTTTGGCACCGCACGCTCCACTATGCGCATCAGAAAAAGCGTCGGGACGGCGTGCCATTGGTAATCTCTCCGCGGGGTATGCTCATGCCTTGGGCAAGGCGTCACCACGGGTGGCGCAAACGGGTCGCCGCTCGCTTGCTCCATCCCGGCGCTCTTAGCGGAGCTTCGGGCTGGCACGCCACCAGTGCCGAAGAAGCGCGCGCGATTCGCGACGCCGGATTTCGACAACCGATCTGCATCTCGCCAAACGGCGTGACTCTGCCCACCGCCGCGGAACAATCGGCCGCCGCATCGCACTGGCATCGCGTGGAACCTGCGACAACCACGCGCCGAGTCGCCCTGTTTTATTCACGCTTTCACAGCAAGAAGCGGGTGCGGGAGTGCATCGAACTCTGGCATGAGTTGGCCCCCAAGGGCTGGTTACTTCTCGTGGTCGGCATTCCTGAGGAGTTTTCGGTCCAGCAGCTGCGAGACCGGGTGCAACAGCTCAACTCTACGGACGCCGTTAAAGTCCACGACGGCACCAACGCCCCTCCCCCGTATGCCGCCGCGGAGTTGTTTTTACTTCCCACCCAATCCGAAAACTTCGGCATGGTGGTGGCGGAAGCACTCGCCCATGGCGTGCCCGCTTTGGTGACGGATGACTTGCCATGGGCAGAACTCGGAAGCCGGGGAGCCGGTTGGAGTGAACCTTGGATCGATCCCTATCGTGCACAGCTGCAGTCCGCTTTGGCGTTGGGCACGCCAGAGCTGGCTGAAATGGGCGAACGCGGGCGCCTTTGGATGAACGAAGCCTTTTCTTGGACTGCTGCTGCCGGCAAGTTAGTCGATTTTTATCATTCCCTGCTTCCCTGA
- a CDS encoding class I SAM-dependent methyltransferase, with product MNPNNTPDRSSVPCPCCQTDCAAHRIRRYRCEEAAAYFCPPTRDEGRHLRLREAISSLWPDGHASIHTCPGCGFGFAFPHVGGNEQFYQTLHEQAGYPADRWDYEEARQCQAFLDTPGRVLDIGAGFGAFLAKLPAGWEPHAIESSPTMRTHLEQREVTVHPSSASAKQQGRFKVITLFQVLEHLAPFRPILQDAAAMLEPGGWLFITVPDGEMMTEQERRLGSPDMPPNHVNRWTPSSLAAVLKELGLMPAAPTVEPGRPGLVLKRLHLLIMQRAASSPRSLSAAVYRLQSRKVRAVIMGFLAIGFALKHLPNLGWMSRGGAFALAARKPA from the coding sequence ATGAACCCAAACAACACCCCCGACCGCTCCAGCGTTCCGTGTCCCTGCTGCCAAACCGATTGCGCCGCCCACCGCATCCGTCGCTATCGCTGCGAGGAGGCGGCGGCGTATTTCTGTCCCCCGACTCGCGATGAGGGTCGCCACCTACGTCTTCGGGAAGCGATTTCCAGCCTGTGGCCGGATGGTCATGCTTCGATCCATACCTGTCCCGGCTGCGGTTTCGGTTTCGCTTTTCCCCACGTGGGTGGAAACGAGCAGTTCTATCAAACCCTGCACGAACAGGCCGGCTACCCCGCGGATCGCTGGGACTACGAGGAAGCGCGCCAGTGTCAGGCCTTCCTGGATACGCCTGGCAGGGTGTTGGATATCGGCGCCGGCTTCGGCGCGTTTCTGGCCAAACTTCCCGCCGGTTGGGAGCCGCACGCCATTGAATCCAGCCCGACCATGCGAACTCATCTCGAACAGCGCGAGGTCACGGTCCATCCCTCCAGCGCGAGCGCGAAGCAGCAAGGTCGTTTCAAGGTGATCACGCTCTTCCAGGTGCTGGAGCACCTGGCGCCCTTCAGACCGATTCTCCAGGACGCCGCCGCCATGCTGGAACCCGGCGGATGGCTTTTCATCACCGTCCCCGACGGAGAAATGATGACGGAACAGGAAAGACGACTGGGCAGCCCCGACATGCCGCCCAACCACGTCAACCGCTGGACGCCTTCGAGTTTGGCCGCCGTGCTGAAGGAGCTTGGCTTGATGCCCGCGGCACCAACCGTCGAACCCGGTCGGCCGGGACTCGTGCTCAAGCGCCTGCATCTGCTCATCATGCAGCGGGCCGCCAGCAGCCCCCGGTCCCTCAGCGCCGCGGTTTACCGACTTCAGTCGCGGAAAGTGCGGGCCGTCATCATGGGCTTCCTCGCCATTGGCTTTGCGCTCAAGCATCTGCCCAATCTGGGGTGGATGAGCCGCGGCGGGGCCTTCGCACTCGCCGCGCGCAAGCCAGCCTGA
- a CDS encoding glycosyltransferase family 4 protein yields the protein MSRLLFINRFYRPSSVATAQLLTDMAEQLAGRGQDVSVLTSRLDDQAPTDSVENGVRLLRVRGTRWGNSGNVVAHAIDLLTFALVAVFKAVRSVGRGDMVVIMTDPPLLGLLLQPMLRLRGARIVHWIQDIYPEVIQRVSGSNAARWLAGPRNRMWRNADACITLGEDMARLAHQADVPANRIHLLPNWAPDGVERLAPERATELRREWGLEGKFVILYFGNFGRVHALDQILDLADELRDDRRVSFCLVGPGPQKAALETAATNRGLTAVRFHPAQPRERRSEILALGDVHLVTLKAGCEDVVFPSKLYGICAAGHPVLFIGPPDCEFAQLIQERGLGLNGDPSSMPKLAEQIRKWVEDPSQAKTHAAAAHHFYVTEGNAQVAAERWLQIMARIEALHTSAGLKPSSTR from the coding sequence ATGAGTCGCCTGCTCTTCATCAACCGCTTCTACCGACCCAGCAGTGTCGCCACGGCCCAGCTGCTGACGGATATGGCCGAGCAGCTCGCGGGGCGAGGTCAGGACGTATCAGTATTGACCTCACGTTTGGACGACCAAGCCCCCACCGATTCGGTCGAAAACGGCGTGCGTTTACTACGAGTGCGCGGCACCCGTTGGGGAAACTCAGGCAACGTCGTCGCCCACGCGATCGACCTACTGACCTTCGCATTGGTTGCCGTATTCAAGGCCGTTCGTTCGGTAGGACGCGGAGACATGGTGGTGATCATGACGGACCCACCGCTTTTAGGCCTGTTGCTTCAGCCGATGCTTCGTTTGCGCGGGGCGCGCATCGTGCACTGGATCCAAGACATATACCCGGAGGTCATTCAGCGGGTAAGTGGCAGCAACGCCGCCCGATGGCTCGCCGGGCCGCGTAATCGCATGTGGCGCAACGCGGATGCCTGCATCACGTTGGGCGAAGATATGGCCCGATTGGCGCATCAAGCCGACGTGCCCGCCAACCGAATACATCTCCTGCCCAACTGGGCGCCGGATGGCGTTGAACGCCTTGCGCCTGAGCGAGCAACGGAATTGCGTCGCGAATGGGGACTCGAAGGGAAGTTCGTCATTCTCTACTTTGGTAATTTCGGGCGAGTGCATGCGCTGGACCAGATTCTCGACCTGGCCGATGAACTGCGGGATGACCGCCGGGTGTCGTTTTGCCTTGTGGGTCCGGGACCGCAGAAAGCGGCGCTTGAGACCGCTGCCACCAACAGAGGACTGACCGCCGTGCGTTTTCACCCGGCACAACCACGCGAGCGGCGGAGCGAGATTCTTGCGCTGGGTGATGTTCACCTCGTGACCCTCAAGGCCGGCTGCGAAGATGTGGTTTTCCCCAGCAAACTGTATGGCATCTGTGCCGCCGGTCATCCGGTCCTGTTCATCGGCCCGCCCGACTGTGAATTCGCCCAACTCATCCAAGAGCGCGGTCTGGGACTGAATGGCGATCCATCGAGTATGCCAAAGCTCGCCGAGCAAATCCGCAAATGGGTCGAGGATCCATCACAGGCCAAGACCCATGCGGCCGCCGCACATCACTTCTATGTGACAGAGGGCAACGCGCAGGTCGCCGCCGAACGATGGTTGCAAATCATGGCCAGAATCGAAGCACTGCACACCTCGGCGGGATTGAAGCCTTCTTCCACTCGATGA
- a CDS encoding glycosyltransferase family 2 protein, translating into MGLPVNAPLPLSVLIPARNEEANLRDCIASCSVADDIVVVDSRSSDNTPAIARELGARVIDFDWNGRLPKKKNWALANVEWKHDWVFILDADERFTPELVEELRTILASPPENTPGYYVNRRFWFLDGWLKHCGYYPSWNLRLFRHNCGRYEQFTGVEDTGSGDNEVHEHVQLQGSAGYLKGELDHYAFPTIDIWVEKHNRYSSWEAQLDLSAAARAESTTGKLKTDIALKRVLRRISRRLPFRPTLRFVYHYLLRRGFLDGYRGWVFCRLLAFYEFLGVAKAAEYRRSRSSPPPS; encoded by the coding sequence ATGGGTCTCCCCGTAAACGCTCCCCTGCCGCTCTCTGTTCTCATTCCCGCCCGGAACGAGGAAGCCAATCTACGCGACTGCATCGCCTCATGTTCTGTGGCTGACGACATTGTGGTCGTCGACAGTCGTTCGTCCGACAATACCCCGGCAATTGCCCGGGAGTTGGGCGCTCGGGTGATCGATTTTGATTGGAACGGGCGGCTGCCCAAAAAGAAGAACTGGGCCCTAGCCAACGTGGAATGGAAACACGACTGGGTGTTCATTCTCGACGCCGATGAGCGATTCACACCGGAACTGGTCGAGGAGCTTCGAACAATCCTCGCATCGCCCCCCGAGAATACCCCCGGCTACTATGTGAATCGGCGTTTTTGGTTCCTGGACGGGTGGTTGAAACACTGCGGTTATTACCCGAGTTGGAATCTGCGTTTATTCCGTCACAACTGCGGACGCTACGAGCAGTTCACTGGGGTTGAAGATACGGGATCCGGCGACAACGAGGTCCACGAGCATGTGCAACTGCAAGGCTCCGCCGGATACCTCAAAGGCGAACTCGACCATTACGCATTCCCCACCATCGACATCTGGGTCGAGAAGCATAACCGCTATTCCAGCTGGGAGGCGCAACTCGATCTTTCCGCCGCGGCTCGCGCCGAAAGCACCACTGGAAAGCTCAAAACCGACATCGCGTTGAAACGTGTCCTGCGTCGCATCAGTCGCCGACTGCCGTTTCGTCCGACGCTTCGTTTCGTTTACCATTACCTGTTGCGACGCGGCTTCCTCGACGGCTATCGCGGGTGGGTGTTTTGTCGCCTGCTCGCATTCTACGAGTTCTTGGGCGTGGCCAAGGCTGCCGAATACCGGCGCAGTCGATCGAGTCCCCCGCCGTCATGA
- a CDS encoding glycosyltransferase family 4 protein — protein MSTRLAIVSSHPTQYYAPWFSYLSRQEQLELRVFYLWDFGVKAHPDPKFSRSVRWDLDLLNGYQHEFVPNRAKNPGTHHFGGLHNPTLAQQLGAWSPQIVLVFGYGWRSLLNLALQWRQSPLILRGDTHLLGRPRPNRVRTLVLRTLFTRFRSFACVGSANRAFYRAHGVPENRLFDVPHCIDNARFAAATLEEAAAWRRAHGFDAVKPLFLFVGKFEQKKRPDLLLQSFKQSALSDAQLGFLGDGEMKPRLLRATSESDGRIKVLPFHNQSEMPAALRAADCVVLPSQGSGETWGLIVNEAMACGTPALVSDHVGCAADLVIPGKTGWQFPAGNRDALTQSLLEANAAIRTRRDELRASAAAHIQAYSYETAGTALRKMLAEVL, from the coding sequence ATGAGCACCAGACTGGCGATCGTCTCGTCGCACCCCACGCAGTATTATGCGCCTTGGTTCTCGTATCTTTCGCGCCAGGAGCAATTGGAGCTGCGCGTGTTTTACCTGTGGGACTTCGGAGTTAAAGCACACCCGGACCCCAAGTTCTCTCGTTCAGTGCGTTGGGATTTGGATCTCCTTAATGGGTATCAGCATGAGTTCGTGCCCAACCGGGCGAAGAACCCGGGAACGCACCACTTTGGCGGGTTGCACAACCCCACCTTAGCCCAGCAGCTGGGAGCTTGGTCGCCGCAGATCGTGCTTGTTTTTGGTTACGGCTGGCGATCGCTACTGAATCTCGCGCTGCAGTGGCGGCAATCCCCGCTTATCCTGCGTGGTGACACTCACCTTTTGGGGCGGCCCCGTCCCAATCGAGTGCGAACTCTCGTGCTGCGCACTCTGTTCACCCGGTTCCGTTCCTTCGCCTGCGTCGGATCAGCCAACCGCGCATTTTACCGCGCTCATGGTGTCCCGGAGAATCGTTTGTTTGACGTGCCGCATTGCATCGACAACGCCCGGTTCGCTGCGGCGACCTTGGAAGAGGCTGCGGCTTGGCGGCGGGCTCACGGCTTCGACGCCGTGAAGCCACTTTTTCTGTTCGTCGGTAAGTTTGAACAGAAGAAACGGCCTGACCTCTTGCTACAGTCATTCAAGCAGTCCGCGCTTTCAGATGCCCAGTTGGGTTTTCTCGGCGATGGCGAGATGAAACCAAGGTTGTTGCGAGCTACCTCGGAATCGGACGGCCGCATAAAAGTCCTGCCTTTTCACAATCAGAGTGAAATGCCCGCAGCACTCAGGGCCGCGGATTGCGTTGTATTGCCCAGCCAGGGGTCTGGTGAAACCTGGGGTTTGATTGTGAACGAAGCGATGGCCTGCGGAACCCCGGCCCTCGTGAGCGACCATGTCGGCTGTGCGGCAGATCTGGTGATACCGGGCAAGACCGGATGGCAGTTTCCGGCGGGCAACCGGGACGCGCTTACACAATCCCTACTCGAGGCGAACGCTGCGATTCGAACTCGTCGCGACGAGCTTCGGGCCAGCGCGGCTGCCCATATTCAAGCCTACAGCTACGAGACCGCGGGAACGGCACTTCGCAAGATGCTGGCCGAGGTGCTATGA
- a CDS encoding O-antigen ligase family protein, whose amino-acid sequence MIFHVLTAWLLGGATTWMWLPMVLWGTVGGAALTVWGFVRRRNLGRPVLWPLLWLLPGLLLALWVLVGSFNPSFTVISYYEQLVYRPTEPIGWLPSSAVPAETRRELLLLLGIFLSAFNLALNTERREPIKQLFGVIGLNTMLIAVIGTLQKLSEAEGILWFISSPNPQFFGTFIYHNHWGAYALMNVALLVGLSLWIYEERAPRGFTHSPGMLSIVGAILVLIAIPVSSSRSCTALAAVILLFSTGHFAWRLHRRKRLTPQTSVLLLTLLAAVGFASFIVAERVIMQRLRETHKQFVTDPTNKRYLKGRELVYADTLRMIGDKPVAGWGLQSFYLVHKRYSTVPRGDDGRMQVYRNTHSDWLQTAAETGLVGLGLSLVTFLTPLVWVRRRLNSDQVAVFTRVGCVLVLGLALVEFPLQNPAVILLFASLLYGGCRLALLSPVHHRHRRQFHAS is encoded by the coding sequence GTGATTTTCCACGTCCTTACCGCTTGGTTGCTGGGCGGTGCCACGACTTGGATGTGGCTGCCGATGGTGCTGTGGGGAACGGTCGGCGGTGCGGCCCTCACAGTCTGGGGCTTTGTGCGCCGTCGAAATTTGGGGCGTCCTGTGCTGTGGCCACTGCTCTGGCTGCTTCCCGGACTTTTGCTCGCCCTGTGGGTGCTGGTGGGAAGCTTCAATCCCAGCTTTACGGTCATCAGCTACTATGAGCAGTTGGTCTACCGTCCGACAGAACCGATCGGGTGGTTGCCCAGCTCAGCGGTGCCGGCCGAGACCCGACGCGAACTGCTCCTCCTCTTGGGAATCTTCCTCTCCGCGTTCAATCTGGCGCTCAATACAGAACGGCGAGAGCCAATCAAACAGCTGTTTGGGGTGATAGGACTCAACACCATGCTCATCGCCGTGATTGGCACCCTGCAAAAACTGAGCGAGGCCGAGGGGATTCTTTGGTTCATCTCGTCTCCGAATCCTCAATTCTTCGGCACGTTTATTTACCACAACCACTGGGGAGCGTATGCCCTCATGAATGTCGCATTGCTGGTCGGCCTTTCCCTCTGGATATACGAAGAACGAGCCCCCCGCGGGTTCACTCACTCTCCCGGCATGCTTTCAATCGTGGGGGCAATATTGGTGCTCATCGCCATCCCGGTGAGCTCTTCGCGTTCCTGCACCGCACTGGCGGCGGTAATCCTCTTATTCTCCACTGGACACTTTGCTTGGCGGCTGCATCGACGGAAGCGGCTTACTCCCCAAACCTCGGTGCTACTGCTGACGCTGCTCGCTGCGGTTGGCTTCGCGTCCTTCATTGTGGCTGAACGCGTGATCATGCAGCGTTTGCGAGAGACCCATAAACAGTTCGTGACCGATCCGACCAACAAACGTTATCTCAAGGGGCGTGAGTTAGTTTATGCCGACACCCTGCGGATGATTGGCGACAAACCGGTCGCTGGCTGGGGACTGCAGAGCTTCTACCTCGTGCACAAGCGATACTCCACCGTTCCCCGGGGAGACGATGGGCGTATGCAAGTTTACCGGAATACGCACTCCGACTGGTTGCAGACCGCGGCCGAAACAGGCCTGGTGGGCTTGGGGCTTTCTCTGGTCACGTTTCTCACGCCGCTGGTTTGGGTGCGCCGTCGTCTCAACTCGGACCAAGTGGCTGTCTTCACTCGCGTGGGATGCGTGCTCGTCCTCGGTCTGGCGTTGGTGGAGTTCCCTTTGCAGAATCCGGCGGTGATCCTGCTCTTTGCCTCCTTGCTCTATGGAGGATGTCGACTTGCCCTCCTCAGCCCGGTCCACCACCGGCATCGCCGTCAGTTCCATGCCTCCTGA
- a CDS encoding glycosyltransferase, which yields MARVAIYIARHLCTAPRGRKEADALAAAGHDVTVHGQWWDPQLIERDRALMQNRPWCFRPFADHRPGSGIRALRWWFYRLQCRAARELFLRTRAKFSPLLGYGVPALLRHARKERADLTIAHSEGSLWAINKLRAEGHRVGVDFEDWFSQDLPADKRRHRPVAWLEELEAAALRTCVYLTAPSLAVANAMQRAYGGSAPSVIYNTISSEHHATSPRESGPARLHWFSQTIGPGRGLENLFSALPDVSGDWTLHLRGEDPQRHGQHLLSTLPEGLRDHVEFLPTVSPGELTESTARFDVGLALEPSTSRNNDLTVSNKLFQYLHSGLAIIASATTGHREILEQVPEAGFVVPINDPSALATAINRLISDATQLGNARSAALAAAANFDQARQLDHYAALAARALAT from the coding sequence CGCCATCTACATTGCCCGCCATCTTTGCACCGCACCCCGAGGGCGGAAGGAGGCAGACGCGCTCGCCGCGGCCGGTCATGACGTGACGGTGCATGGGCAATGGTGGGATCCGCAGCTGATCGAACGCGATCGCGCGTTGATGCAGAATCGCCCCTGGTGCTTCCGCCCCTTCGCCGATCATCGGCCGGGCTCCGGGATACGAGCTCTCCGGTGGTGGTTCTATCGACTGCAGTGTCGTGCGGCGCGCGAACTGTTTCTACGCACTCGCGCGAAGTTTTCCCCACTGTTGGGCTACGGCGTGCCCGCGCTCCTTCGCCACGCGCGAAAAGAGCGCGCGGATCTCACGATTGCTCATTCCGAAGGATCGCTCTGGGCTATCAACAAACTGCGGGCGGAGGGCCACCGGGTCGGGGTGGATTTTGAGGATTGGTTCTCGCAGGACCTTCCCGCAGACAAACGTCGCCATCGTCCCGTCGCGTGGCTGGAAGAATTGGAGGCCGCCGCCTTGCGAACGTGCGTCTATCTGACCGCGCCCTCCCTCGCGGTCGCGAACGCCATGCAACGCGCCTACGGTGGTTCAGCTCCATCGGTGATCTACAACACGATCAGCTCCGAACATCACGCGACGTCACCTCGCGAATCGGGACCGGCGCGCCTTCACTGGTTTTCCCAGACCATCGGTCCCGGACGTGGTCTGGAGAATCTGTTTTCGGCCTTGCCGGACGTATCCGGTGATTGGACACTGCACCTTCGCGGGGAAGATCCTCAGCGCCATGGTCAGCACCTGCTTTCAACTCTCCCCGAAGGCCTTCGCGATCACGTTGAGTTTCTACCCACCGTTAGCCCAGGTGAATTGACCGAGTCCACCGCCAGATTCGATGTCGGTCTTGCGCTCGAACCATCCACTTCGCGCAACAACGACCTGACTGTTTCCAACAAGCTGTTCCAGTATCTGCACTCCGGCCTGGCCATCATCGCCAGTGCCACCACCGGTCACCGTGAGATTCTGGAGCAAGTGCCCGAGGCCGGATTCGTCGTGCCTATCAATGACCCGTCCGCACTGGCCACCGCGATCAACCGTCTCATCAGCGACGCGACTCAACTTGGAAATGCGCGTTCCGCCGCGCTCGCCGCCGCGGCAAACTTCGACCAAGCCCGCCAACTCGATCACTACGCCGCGCTCGCCGCGCGGGCTCTCGCTACCTAA
- a CDS encoding glycosyltransferase, producing the protein MRILLTADAELPVPPRLYGGIERIIASLVQEFRRRGHQVALVAHRESTVPNDAFFPWPTLSSTRVMDHWKNGLALRKAVGRFRPDVVHSFSRLLWLLPLLPSSVPRIMSYQRAPTGRTVAWSHRLHGHRLKFTGCSEHIAAAGRGSRGEWNAIPNFIDPDRFSFVPKVPEDAPLVFLSRIERIKGTHTAIAIAMASKRRLIIAGNRVDSLEGKRYWQQEIGPLLEPGKIDYIGPVDDAQKNALLGGAAAMVVPIEWDEPFGIVFAEALACGTPIISSPRGSALEIVRPGTNGFLVGSVDEGAKAVDRISALNRAQCRADVEARFSVSVVAQQYLNLYSRVIENSAS; encoded by the coding sequence ATGCGCATTCTGCTGACCGCCGACGCCGAACTTCCGGTCCCCCCCAGGCTCTATGGTGGCATCGAACGAATCATCGCTTCGCTCGTGCAGGAATTCCGCCGCCGCGGTCACCAAGTGGCGCTCGTTGCCCATCGCGAATCCACCGTGCCGAACGATGCATTCTTCCCGTGGCCGACGCTTTCAAGCACCCGAGTCATGGACCATTGGAAAAACGGGCTGGCTCTCCGAAAAGCAGTCGGCCGTTTCCGACCCGATGTCGTGCACAGTTTTTCCCGCCTGCTGTGGCTGCTGCCGCTTCTCCCCAGTTCTGTCCCTCGCATCATGAGTTATCAACGAGCGCCGACCGGACGCACGGTCGCTTGGTCGCACCGCCTTCACGGCCACCGATTGAAGTTCACGGGCTGCAGTGAACACATTGCGGCCGCCGGACGCGGTAGTCGCGGTGAATGGAACGCCATCCCCAACTTCATTGATCCGGACCGATTCTCCTTCGTCCCGAAAGTGCCCGAGGATGCTCCTCTGGTCTTTCTGAGCCGCATCGAACGCATCAAGGGCACCCACACCGCTATTGCCATCGCCATGGCCAGCAAGCGTCGACTGATCATCGCCGGCAACCGCGTGGATTCATTGGAGGGAAAGCGTTATTGGCAGCAGGAGATCGGCCCTTTGCTGGAACCCGGCAAGATCGACTACATCGGTCCCGTGGATGACGCGCAAAAGAACGCCTTGCTCGGCGGGGCCGCGGCGATGGTCGTTCCGATCGAATGGGATGAACCGTTTGGCATCGTGTTCGCCGAGGCGCTGGCCTGCGGAACCCCGATCATTTCCTCACCGCGGGGATCTGCGCTGGAGATTGTCCGCCCTGGCACCAATGGATTTCTCGTCGGATCGGTCGACGAAGGCGCCAAGGCAGTCGACCGGATTTCGGCACTCAATCGTGCGCAGTGCCGGGCGGATGTGGAAGCCCGCTTCAGCGTATCCGTCGTGGCACAACAGTATTTGAATTTGTATTCCCGGGTCATCGAAAACTCCGCCAGCTGA